A region of Carassius auratus strain Wakin unplaced genomic scaffold, ASM336829v1 scaf_tig00016955, whole genome shotgun sequence DNA encodes the following proteins:
- the LOC113075381 gene encoding prenylcysteine oxidase-like translates to MALRHLSVKALLFFGLCLVGRRGFASAPELREPPKKIAIIGGGIGGTAAAFFLRQEFGPAVKIEVFEAGTVGGRLATENIGGYEYETGGSIIHPLNLHMKHFVDRLGLSPRADVSSKLAIFDGKELTFEESDWFIVNVIRMLWRYGFNFIRMHMWVEGILDKFMRIYQYQQFGYSFSSVEKLLHAMGGDGFLSLVNQTLEETMLAEGFSQVFLNDVVTPVTRVNYGQSVRINGFVGAIALAGADSGLWAVDGGNKMVCSGLLYHSKAELIPARVTAISMKTRPSKTGSAANFYEVNYVGESGAAHSTYDIVVVATPLHQGMSDINFSGFSPPIPTHFPGRFHQTVATLVHGLLNVSYLGTTVKPEDFYVSDVLTLDNKACEIHSLSSLNPVKIPKGYSRSAASQQKVWKIFSPQPLSQKNLQEIFLSWDSVSERRWLAYPSYSPPHRRTPPFILHDRLYYLNAVEWAASAMEMSAISARNLALLAHHRWYEQTAKIDQEDLHTRLRGEL, encoded by the exons ATGGCTCTGAGACACCTGTCGGTGAAGGCGCTCCTCTTCTTTGGGCTCTGTCTGGTGGGACGCAGGGGGTTTGCCTCAGCTCCTGAACTCAGAGAGCCACCAAAGAAAATCG CAATAATTGGCGGTGGTATCGGAGGCACGGCAGCAGCGTTTTTCTTGAGACAAGAGTTTGGACCGGCAGTGAAGATCGAAGTGTTTGAGGCTGGGACTGTGGGAGGGCGTCTGGCCACTGAAAACATTGGAGGATATGAGTATGAGACGGGAGGATCTATTATTCACCCCCTCAACCTGCACATGAAGCACTTTGTGGACAGACTCG GTCTGTCTCCTCGTGCTGATGTTTCTTCTAAGCTGGCGATATTTGACGGCAAGGAGCTGACGTTTGAAGAGAGCGACTGGTTCATAGTGAACGTCATACGCATGCTGTGGAGATACGGATTCAACTTCATTCGAATGCATATGTGGGTGGAGGGCATACTGGACAAGTTTATGAG GATATATCAGTACCAGCAGTTTGGCTACTCGTTCTCCAGCGTGGAGAAGCTGCTTCATGCTATGGGTGGAGACGGCTTCCTCTCTCTGGTCAATCAGACGCTGGAGGAGACCATGCTGGCTGAGGGCTTCTCTCAGGTCTTTCTCAATGATGTCGTAACACCCGTCACAAGAGTCAACTACGGCCAAAGTGTCCGAATCAATGGATTTGTGG GTGCTATTGCACTAGCAGGAGCCGACTCAGGATTGTGGGCAGTGGATGGAGGGAATAAGATGGTTTGTTCCGGGCTTCTGTACCACAGCAAAGCTGAACTTATTCCAGCTCGTGTGACAGCCATCTCCATGAAGACGAGACCATCCAAAACTG GTTCCGCTGCAAATTTCTACGAAGTGAACTATGTTGGCGAGTCTGGTGCCGCCCATTCCACGTACGACATAGTTGTAGTTGCCACACCTCTCCACCAGGGCATGTCTGACATCAACTTCTCAGGCTTTTCTCCTCCCATCCCAACCCACTTCCCTGGTCGCTTCCACCAAACGGTGGCCACGCTGGTGCACGGTCTGCTCAATGTGTCCTATCTGGGCACCACAGTGAAGCCGGAAGACTTCTATGTTTCTGACGTCCTCACATTAGACAACAAAGCCTGTGAGATCCACAGCCTGAGCTCTCTGAACCCAGTGAAGATTCCCAAGGGTTACTCCCGCAGCGCTGCCAGTCAACAAAAAGTATGGAAGATCTTCTCCCCTCAGCcactttctcagaagaatctgcAGGAAATCTTCCTTTCCTGGGACTCGGTGTCGGAGAGGCGCTGGCTCGCGTACCCCTCCTACAGCCCACCGCACCGCAGGACGCCTCCCTTCATCCTCCACGATCGCCTCTACTACCTCAACGCCGTGGAGTGGGCGGCCAGCGCCATGGAGATGAGTGCCATTTCCGCCCGTAATCTGGCCCTGCTCGCCCACCACCGCTGGTACGAGCAGACGGCCAAAATCGACCAAGAGGACCTGCACACCAGACTCCGAGGTGAACTCTGA